In the Sulfitobacter pacificus genome, one interval contains:
- a CDS encoding DUF2061 domain-containing protein: MDLKKRTIVKALTWQVIGFFMMVAIGYVTTGSLNAAGGMAFIACVTGILTYVLHERIWQRISWGRLSDLPD, from the coding sequence ATGGATTTGAAAAAGCGCACAATTGTCAAAGCCTTGACCTGGCAGGTCATTGGGTTTTTCATGATGGTCGCCATCGGGTATGTCACCACAGGGTCGTTGAATGCAGCCGGAGGCATGGCATTTATTGCCTGCGTCACGGGCATACTTACCTATGTTCTGCATGAACGCATCTGGCAGCGTATCAGCTGGGGCCGGTTGTCCGATCTGCCCGACTAG